The Marinoscillum sp. 108 genome has a segment encoding these proteins:
- a CDS encoding TIGR01777 family oxidoreductase, which yields MAKILITGGSGLVGTHLSKMLKNAGNEVAHLSRSTDSSGEFPSFTWNLAKRFIEEEAFIGVDHIIHLAGAGVADKRWTNDRKKVILESRIGGIKLLHEYVSRLGVQLKSFISASAIGYYGSDTGSAVVTETSPPGDDFLAQVVKAWEAEADTFAEMTTVSKVRVGVVLSDKGGAMTEILKPIRYFVGAPLGTGKQWMSWIHIDDLCRIFQFVMEKELAGTYNATAPNPVTNEALTKLLAKSINKPLFLPNVPAVMMKLLLGEMSQIVLGGSNVSSAQIQEHGFKFSFTQIDHAIDDLLG from the coding sequence ATGGCAAAGATATTAATCACAGGTGGAAGTGGACTGGTTGGAACTCATCTCAGCAAAATGCTTAAAAATGCCGGAAATGAGGTCGCTCACCTTAGCCGCTCCACGGACTCCTCCGGGGAGTTCCCTTCCTTTACGTGGAATCTTGCTAAGCGGTTTATTGAGGAGGAGGCATTTATTGGAGTGGACCACATCATCCACCTAGCCGGTGCCGGTGTGGCGGATAAAAGATGGACCAATGACCGAAAAAAGGTCATTTTAGAAAGTCGCATCGGGGGCATAAAACTCCTTCATGAGTATGTCTCTCGCCTTGGGGTCCAGCTGAAATCCTTTATATCTGCCAGCGCTATTGGGTACTATGGCTCAGATACTGGCAGTGCTGTGGTTACTGAGACTTCCCCTCCAGGGGATGATTTTCTGGCGCAGGTAGTAAAGGCCTGGGAGGCCGAGGCAGATACCTTTGCAGAAATGACCACTGTGAGTAAGGTTCGCGTAGGTGTTGTGTTGAGCGACAAGGGAGGGGCGATGACCGAGATACTAAAGCCTATTCGGTACTTTGTGGGGGCTCCGTTGGGCACTGGCAAGCAATGGATGAGTTGGATTCATATTGATGATTTATGTCGAATTTTTCAGTTTGTAATGGAAAAAGAACTGGCAGGAACCTACAACGCCACAGCCCCAAATCCCGTAACAAATGAGGCACTCACCAAATTACTGGCGAAAAGCATAAACAAACCCTTATTTTTGCCGAATGTGCCGGCCGTGATGATGAAGTTGCTTTTGGGAGAAATGTCCCAAATTGTGCTGGGTGGAAGCAATGTTTCATCTGCGCAGATTCAAGAGCACGGCTTTAAATTTTCATTTACCCAAATTGACCATGCCATTGATGATTTGCTCGGATAA
- a CDS encoding MoxR family ATPase, with the protein MEQVDLELRKEHQEKIKQVISEVGKVVVGQEYMVNRLLIGLFTQGHILLEGVPGLAKTLTVNTLSDVLKLDFKRIQFTPDLLPADLIGTMIYNQQKADFEVKKGPIFSNLILADEVNRAPAKVQSALLEAMQEKTVSIGETTFKLDRPFLVLATQNPVDQEGTYPLPEAQVDRFMLKVHVDYPTKEEELEVMRRMANMTFKSEVNTILSKEDIFSIREEINQVALSESLERYIIELVFATRNPKDYKLDQEAQYIQFGASPRASINLNLAAKAVAFFDERDYVLPEDIKAVADDVMNHRILLNYEAEADGVTTHEIIRQILNKVQITK; encoded by the coding sequence ATGGAGCAAGTAGATCTGGAACTCAGGAAGGAACACCAGGAAAAAATCAAGCAGGTAATTAGCGAGGTTGGTAAGGTGGTAGTTGGGCAGGAGTACATGGTCAACAGGTTATTGATAGGTTTGTTTACACAGGGTCATATATTGCTGGAGGGTGTGCCGGGACTGGCTAAGACCCTCACCGTGAATACCCTGTCGGATGTTTTGAAGCTTGACTTCAAGCGCATCCAGTTTACACCTGACTTGCTGCCGGCGGACCTTATCGGTACGATGATCTATAATCAGCAGAAAGCGGACTTTGAAGTAAAGAAGGGCCCGATCTTTTCTAATCTGATCCTTGCAGATGAAGTAAACCGGGCACCTGCCAAGGTACAGTCGGCCTTGCTGGAGGCCATGCAGGAAAAAACGGTTTCCATTGGGGAGACTACTTTCAAGCTGGACAGGCCTTTTCTGGTTCTGGCCACTCAAAATCCGGTGGATCAGGAAGGAACTTATCCACTTCCAGAGGCACAGGTGGATCGATTCATGTTGAAGGTACATGTGGATTATCCTACCAAAGAGGAAGAACTGGAAGTGATGCGTCGGATGGCCAACATGACTTTTAAGTCTGAGGTCAATACTATTTTATCTAAAGAAGACATATTCTCCATCAGAGAAGAGATCAATCAGGTGGCACTCTCTGAGTCGCTTGAGCGATATATCATCGAGCTGGTATTTGCAACCAGAAATCCGAAGGACTACAAACTGGATCAGGAGGCTCAATACATTCAATTTGGAGCATCACCTCGAGCTTCTATTAACCTGAACCTTGCGGCTAAGGCTGTGGCCTTTTTTGACGAACGCGACTATGTACTCCCAGAGGATATCAAAGCCGTAGCGGATGATGTGATGAACCATAGGATTTTGCTCAACTATGAAGCCGAAGCGGACGGGGTGACCACCCATGAAATCATCCGGCAAATCTTAAATAAGGTTCAAATCACCAAATAG
- a CDS encoding helix-turn-helix transcriptional regulator translates to MGVTKTDLFTREQNELATVAKVIGHPARIAILQHVLKSNQCINSDLVKDLGLAQATISQHLKELKSLGIIRGTVEGTAMCYCVDGEVWEKISKDFQKFFGTYDEMKSCC, encoded by the coding sequence ATGGGAGTGACAAAGACAGATTTATTTACAAGAGAACAAAACGAACTGGCGACCGTGGCTAAGGTCATTGGTCATCCCGCTCGGATAGCCATCCTGCAGCATGTCCTGAAATCTAACCAGTGCATCAACAGCGACCTGGTCAAAGATCTGGGTTTGGCACAGGCGACTATCTCCCAGCATCTGAAAGAACTCAAATCATTGGGAATCATAAGGGGTACTGTGGAAGGTACAGCTATGTGCTACTGTGTGGATGGTGAGGTGTGGGAGAAAATCAGCAAAGACTTTCAGAAGTTTTTCGGTACCTATGATGAGATGAAGAGCTGCTGCTAG
- a CDS encoding ATP-binding protein, whose translation MVSNRITEMEQLPNGEIWFATQDGISTYDGTGWLSFPDSLGILPIIGKVCLEALSDSSVYVLGFNGDKLSFSVYTDDRWSPLNLPPEIANLPLHSRYVMGHHLSGHGNSLIIGTQNKLYFYSDNQWNLDLLGQKDPESFKINSIKTLGDTVLIASSQGLHIYLNGSLTTLVEHEEVLDLDYNEEDDTFYLLGKDWLGVLSSGSEEITFLFRNELIGYPDVGAVSNLMHHRGKLYYSSNSPLHQYDLHSHEKRAVITEYFDLDYVCMNAMVDHEGSLWVATLRGAFKVNNQDTWNFNSHFLLENEVSAILEDQNGDLYFGSNLGLNIVRSTGDIEKYPFPRKFIHARVMDMVSFEGNIYMAGNTAGVVRFKDGQFDFDLINENSRVLDLQVHQGRLYASCQNTIYRKDGNLWSPITTPQKDDYGIIRKMAFDDQRQLLLTQMGVSDLVSGEFIQSEILNDNNIYTGIQYDGQFLLGTANGVRVLEGNQIVHSPIYDHFDSPVYSFLADREGRLWVGTGKGIYLVSPNETYHLSKTNGLAGNEVNRNALVLSRNGKILVGTDEGISIYDPRAIPELPVPKIEYLGATVNGTPTSSQSFDHSENNIRFQYRSVSFYDEEHINYRLKLDGLEDQWQHIPFYNQHTILYSNLKPGTYQFMVQARIGNGGWSPTATSPVLTVKSAFYDNSWFRVGVLILVILLTLFLARLRSRTLKSRNELLQARVQEKTRELKNQNSRLMKTIKELKSAQGQLIQSEKLASMGHLTAGIAHELNNPLNYIRGGAECIMKNLEELKHLQLQLHAKESEPALLAEYQMLMDDSNQLAQSILNGASKSTDIVKSLSSFTADSQNFYSFTDLQKEVDTSLTLLNNQIGFRITINKMFGNIPPIECYPAKINQLLVNLLMNAVQAIEHEGEITIRYYRKDDKRIGLEISDDGVGIPQDLQEQVFEPFFTTKDTNPGLGLAIVKSIVQEHHGSIKLDSKPGKGTKVRIFLPVNQTAHPELEL comes from the coding sequence ATGGTTTCCAACCGTATCACAGAAATGGAGCAACTTCCAAATGGCGAAATCTGGTTTGCCACACAAGATGGTATTAGCACGTATGACGGCACGGGCTGGCTGAGTTTCCCAGATTCGCTGGGTATTCTGCCAATAATCGGCAAAGTGTGCCTGGAAGCTCTGTCAGATAGTTCTGTTTATGTACTTGGTTTCAACGGGGACAAACTTTCCTTTTCCGTATATACGGATGATCGTTGGTCTCCATTAAATCTCCCACCGGAAATAGCCAATTTACCCCTTCATTCCCGATACGTCATGGGTCACCATCTCTCGGGTCACGGCAACAGCCTGATCATTGGCACTCAGAACAAACTCTATTTTTATTCCGATAACCAATGGAACCTTGACCTCCTTGGCCAGAAAGACCCCGAAAGCTTTAAGATTAATAGCATCAAGACCCTCGGTGATACCGTCCTGATAGCTTCGAGCCAAGGTTTGCATATATATCTCAATGGATCCTTGACCACCCTTGTTGAACATGAAGAGGTCCTGGATCTGGACTACAATGAGGAAGATGATACCTTTTATTTATTAGGTAAAGACTGGCTGGGAGTTTTATCAAGCGGCTCAGAAGAAATCACATTTCTCTTTCGCAATGAACTCATTGGTTACCCTGATGTAGGAGCGGTGAGTAACCTTATGCATCACAGAGGCAAACTATACTATAGTTCCAACTCTCCGCTCCATCAGTATGACCTCCATAGTCATGAAAAAAGAGCAGTAATCACGGAGTACTTCGATCTGGATTATGTCTGTATGAACGCTATGGTTGACCATGAAGGCTCACTGTGGGTAGCCACACTTCGGGGAGCCTTTAAGGTGAACAACCAGGATACTTGGAATTTCAATAGTCACTTTTTACTTGAAAACGAAGTGAGTGCCATACTGGAAGATCAAAACGGAGACCTCTATTTTGGGTCAAATCTGGGACTTAATATTGTTCGCTCAACAGGTGATATAGAAAAATATCCTTTCCCTCGGAAATTCATTCATGCCCGGGTCATGGATATGGTTTCATTCGAGGGCAATATTTACATGGCTGGAAACACAGCGGGAGTGGTCAGGTTCAAAGATGGACAGTTTGATTTTGACCTGATCAATGAGAACAGCAGGGTACTGGACCTTCAGGTACATCAGGGAAGACTCTACGCTTCGTGTCAAAATACGATCTACAGAAAAGATGGTAATCTGTGGAGCCCGATAACCACGCCACAAAAGGATGATTATGGGATCATCAGGAAGATGGCTTTCGATGACCAACGACAACTACTGCTCACGCAGATGGGGGTCAGCGATCTTGTGTCCGGGGAGTTCATTCAATCCGAAATCCTCAACGACAATAACATCTATACAGGCATACAATACGACGGGCAATTTCTGCTGGGTACCGCCAATGGAGTCAGAGTTTTGGAAGGCAACCAGATTGTCCACTCTCCAATTTATGATCATTTTGATTCACCGGTTTATTCCTTTTTGGCGGATCGTGAGGGAAGACTGTGGGTAGGTACCGGCAAGGGCATCTATCTGGTGAGCCCCAATGAGACTTACCATCTTTCCAAAACCAACGGGTTGGCCGGAAATGAAGTCAATAGAAATGCATTGGTCCTTTCTAGAAATGGCAAAATCCTTGTAGGAACAGATGAGGGAATATCCATTTATGACCCAAGAGCAATTCCTGAACTCCCGGTACCCAAAATAGAATACCTCGGTGCCACAGTAAATGGTACCCCAACCTCATCTCAAAGTTTCGACCACTCAGAAAACAATATTCGATTTCAATACCGCTCCGTCTCCTTTTACGACGAAGAGCATATTAACTATCGGTTAAAGCTGGATGGACTGGAAGACCAATGGCAGCATATTCCTTTTTACAACCAGCACACTATCCTGTACTCTAACCTGAAACCAGGAACCTATCAGTTCATGGTACAAGCGAGAATAGGAAATGGAGGCTGGAGCCCGACAGCAACCAGCCCGGTACTGACCGTAAAGTCAGCATTCTACGACAACAGCTGGTTCAGAGTAGGAGTACTCATTCTGGTGATTCTGCTCACTTTATTTTTAGCACGACTCAGAAGCCGTACACTCAAATCAAGAAACGAACTCTTACAGGCTCGGGTACAGGAAAAAACCCGAGAGCTCAAGAATCAAAACAGCCGCCTGATGAAGACCATCAAAGAGCTAAAATCTGCCCAGGGACAGCTGATCCAATCAGAAAAACTCGCCTCAATGGGTCACCTCACTGCCGGTATTGCCCATGAACTCAACAATCCTCTCAACTACATACGTGGGGGTGCTGAGTGCATTATGAAAAATCTGGAGGAGCTCAAGCATCTGCAACTTCAGCTTCATGCCAAAGAAAGTGAACCAGCACTCCTGGCAGAATACCAGATGCTCATGGATGACAGCAATCAGCTAGCCCAATCCATTCTTAATGGCGCCTCCAAAAGCACCGACATTGTGAAAAGTCTGAGCTCCTTCACCGCAGACTCTCAAAATTTTTACTCTTTCACAGACTTGCAGAAGGAAGTAGACACCTCTCTGACATTGCTCAATAATCAGATCGGCTTTCGCATCACCATCAATAAGATGTTTGGTAATATTCCGCCTATAGAGTGCTATCCTGCCAAAATCAATCAACTCCTAGTCAACCTCCTGATGAATGCCGTGCAAGCCATAGAGCATGAAGGCGAAATCACCATCAGGTACTATAGAAAAGATGATAAGAGAATAGGGCTGGAAATTTCGGATGACGGAGTAGGAATCCCTCAGGACTTACAAGAGCAGGTCTTTGAACCCTTCTTTACCACCAAAGATACCAACCCCGGCCTTGGACTGGCCATTGTGAAATCTATCGTACAGGAGCACCATGGTAGCATCAAGCTAGACTCCAAACCCGGAAAAGGGACTAAGGTGAGGATTTTTCTCCCGGTAAACCAGACAGCCCATCCGGAACTTGAACTATAG
- a CDS encoding TraR/DksA family transcriptional regulator encodes MDINEKKEIRTAIEEKIVELEQRVQDLTVATKPMGLDNAVGRLSRMDYINNKTIDEANLRASEQKLEALRRWLDLIDTEKFGKCSRCGNEINPKRLLFMPESTRCIHCAGK; translated from the coding sequence ATGGACATTAACGAAAAAAAAGAAATTCGGACAGCCATTGAGGAAAAAATAGTGGAACTGGAACAACGTGTACAGGATCTAACTGTTGCCACTAAACCCATGGGACTGGACAATGCAGTGGGTCGGCTGAGCAGAATGGATTACATCAATAACAAAACCATAGATGAGGCCAACCTGAGGGCGTCCGAACAAAAGCTGGAGGCGCTCAGGCGATGGCTGGACCTGATCGACACGGAGAAGTTTGGGAAATGCAGCAGATGCGGTAATGAAATCAACCCCAAACGCCTTCTTTTCATGCCCGAAAGTACCCGATGCATTCATTGCGCGGGGAAATAA
- a CDS encoding ArsO family NAD(P)H-dependent flavin-containing monooxygenase translates to MKEQHDVNKVYDVIIVGGGQSGLALAYYLRRTGLRYVILDAGTASGGSWQNYWSSITLFSPAQWSSLPGTLMPGGTEHYPGKGDITDYLTSYEKRYELKIDRPVRVTEINWHQDIFTLQTSVGTYQARVVVGATGSFENPFIPEISGRETFTGKIIHSAQYRESTVFKNQKVGIVGEGNSGAQILSEVSRVADTFWITKDPPDFLPDHVDGRYLFDAASQLFEAKKRGREYIPPSLGHIVMVPSVKDARSRSVLVHYPSITRFTTNGVELEDHRELPLDSVIFCTGFRPALQIFKNLPVTFRHDKIPTNGTRSRELPGLWMVGYGSWTGFASATVVGVGRSAKATSIEIEEFLK, encoded by the coding sequence ATGAAGGAACAGCATGACGTTAATAAAGTATATGATGTAATCATCGTGGGTGGTGGACAGAGCGGTCTGGCTCTCGCATATTACCTGCGACGTACCGGCCTCAGGTATGTTATCCTAGATGCCGGGACAGCATCAGGTGGTTCGTGGCAAAACTACTGGTCGTCCATCACCTTGTTTTCACCAGCCCAGTGGAGCTCGCTGCCCGGAACCCTAATGCCGGGAGGTACAGAACATTATCCGGGGAAGGGGGACATCACGGACTATCTGACATCTTATGAAAAGCGTTATGAACTAAAGATAGACCGCCCGGTCAGGGTGACAGAGATCAACTGGCATCAGGATATTTTTACTTTGCAGACCTCAGTAGGGACCTATCAGGCCCGGGTGGTGGTGGGAGCTACGGGGTCTTTCGAAAACCCCTTTATCCCTGAGATCTCGGGTCGTGAAACTTTTACAGGTAAAATCATCCACTCAGCACAGTACCGTGAGTCCACAGTGTTCAAAAATCAGAAGGTAGGTATCGTAGGGGAAGGCAACAGTGGGGCTCAGATACTTTCTGAGGTGTCCAGGGTGGCAGACACTTTTTGGATCACGAAGGATCCTCCAGATTTTTTGCCAGATCATGTGGACGGCAGGTATCTGTTTGATGCGGCTTCTCAGCTTTTCGAAGCTAAAAAGAGAGGCCGGGAGTACATCCCTCCTTCTCTGGGTCACATCGTCATGGTGCCCTCTGTAAAGGATGCTCGCTCCAGAAGCGTGCTCGTACATTATCCTTCGATCACCAGGTTTACAACGAATGGTGTGGAGCTGGAGGATCACCGGGAGCTTCCGCTGGATTCCGTTATATTCTGCACCGGCTTCCGACCGGCCCTGCAGATTTTTAAAAACCTGCCGGTGACCTTTCGTCACGATAAAATCCCAACCAATGGCACCCGCTCACGGGAGCTTCCGGGTCTGTGGATGGTAGGATACGGTAGCTGGACCGGTTTCGCCTCCGCCACTGTGGTGGGTGTGGGCCGCTCTGCCAAAGCGACCAGTATTGAGATTGAGGAATTTCTAAAATAA
- a CDS encoding TonB-dependent receptor has protein sequence MKYFILTALLFGLFFGQAQAQKGFLRGTVFDGETGEPLIGAVVFRQGTTDGTVTDFNGNYSLPLQAGTHTIVYQFVSFRTTTVENLEIVAEKVNTLDVTLQSDVEELAEVVVTAQVIKNSESALLSVQKKSANVLDGISAQTFRKIGDSNLSGAMKRVTGVSVQGGKYVYVRGLGDRYTRTTLNGMSIPGLDPERNDVQIDLFPTNVLENVMVYKTFSPELAGDFAGGTVNVETKSFPEEKTTRLAIGLGYNPKMNLINNFTSYEGSNTDFLGYDDGVRKMPLDPQTEIPRPTSPEPANAGELLESYTRSFNPTMAAKNQSNFLNSSLSFNHGNQLDLPGVKFGYGVVLNYQNQYDYYGNTVVSSYFKDNNKDVNALDAQFVKNGELGRQNVLWSGLVTSAVKFNKHELGLTFLKTQNGIKTATNRVSQDFEETSQTAYENILTYTQRSLTSPTIYGKHNLNKWTLQWSNSVTLARVYDPDFRQVLIAEVPQYQGGEQVGVQYFISGGQGGSAGRFWRDLNETNENFRLDATYALNEKVKLKVGGAGLYKWRTFDTFAYNFSTNQPVENDADWILRPENIWTPDSRQGIYVSGNYEAANNYEARSSVNAAYVMSDAFITPKLRAIFGVRAEQAQMYYTGQDNLGSTVYDDEQTLDQLNLLPSLNMVYSLKENVNLRGSYGRTLARPSFREKSIAQILDPVSGVTFSGNIDLEQTNIDNFDLRWENFFGREEMVSVSAFYKKFNGHIEQTRFELEPREVTWQNIGGSYVYGLELEFRKKLPVEGLMLGSNLSWAQSHVDMTQIIVSRDEINNTVTTEYESRKQQARTDETIDKDRVMAGQAPYLINAFLNYSDFNGINSLSLSYNVQGESLSVVGVGQVPDVYVKPFHSFNLNVTREIGERRNGQIRFTIDNILGDSKEQVWKNHESGDELFSRFDEGRTFTLRYQYSF, from the coding sequence ATGAAATATTTCATTCTTACTGCACTTTTATTTGGTTTGTTTTTCGGTCAGGCCCAGGCCCAGAAAGGTTTCCTGAGGGGGACTGTTTTTGATGGTGAAACTGGAGAGCCTTTAATCGGAGCGGTAGTATTTAGACAAGGAACCACCGATGGTACCGTAACCGATTTCAACGGGAACTATTCATTGCCATTGCAAGCAGGCACACACACTATTGTGTACCAGTTTGTCTCTTTCAGAACCACCACGGTGGAAAACCTGGAAATCGTTGCCGAAAAAGTAAACACTCTGGATGTGACCCTACAGTCGGATGTAGAAGAACTTGCAGAGGTGGTGGTTACCGCACAGGTCATCAAGAATTCGGAATCTGCTCTACTCTCGGTACAAAAGAAATCAGCCAACGTACTGGATGGAATTTCTGCCCAGACATTCAGAAAAATAGGGGATAGTAACCTATCAGGCGCCATGAAACGGGTGACGGGAGTGTCTGTTCAGGGAGGAAAGTATGTCTATGTTCGGGGGTTGGGTGATCGATATACCCGTACCACACTGAATGGAATGAGTATCCCGGGTCTTGATCCCGAGCGAAATGACGTGCAGATAGACCTTTTTCCTACCAATGTGCTGGAAAATGTAATGGTGTACAAAACTTTTTCGCCGGAATTGGCGGGGGATTTTGCTGGAGGTACAGTGAACGTGGAAACCAAAAGCTTCCCTGAGGAGAAGACCACAAGGCTGGCCATTGGCCTGGGGTATAATCCCAAAATGAATCTGATCAATAACTTCACTTCATATGAAGGAAGCAACACCGATTTTCTTGGATACGATGATGGCGTTCGTAAAATGCCATTGGACCCACAAACGGAGATCCCAAGACCTACCTCACCAGAGCCAGCCAATGCAGGTGAGTTGCTGGAGTCTTATACACGAAGCTTCAATCCTACTATGGCAGCTAAGAATCAGTCCAACTTTCTGAACTCTTCGCTTTCTTTTAACCACGGCAATCAACTCGACCTACCTGGTGTGAAGTTTGGATATGGCGTGGTGCTGAACTACCAAAACCAGTATGATTACTATGGTAACACGGTGGTGAGTTCATATTTTAAAGACAACAACAAGGATGTCAATGCACTGGATGCTCAGTTTGTCAAAAACGGAGAACTGGGCAGGCAGAACGTCCTCTGGAGTGGACTGGTGACCAGTGCGGTAAAATTCAACAAACACGAGCTGGGCCTTACCTTTTTGAAAACTCAGAACGGAATCAAAACAGCCACTAACCGTGTGTCTCAGGATTTTGAAGAGACCAGTCAGACGGCCTATGAAAACATCCTTACCTATACGCAGCGCTCGCTGACCAGCCCTACCATCTACGGTAAGCACAACCTGAACAAGTGGACACTTCAGTGGTCCAATTCAGTGACGCTTGCGAGGGTTTATGATCCTGACTTCAGACAAGTACTGATTGCTGAGGTGCCACAATACCAGGGCGGTGAACAAGTGGGTGTTCAGTACTTTATCAGTGGTGGCCAGGGAGGGAGTGCTGGCAGATTCTGGAGAGACCTGAACGAAACCAACGAAAACTTCAGATTGGATGCTACTTACGCACTCAATGAGAAAGTAAAATTGAAAGTGGGCGGGGCAGGACTATACAAGTGGAGAACGTTTGACACGTTTGCGTACAATTTCTCTACCAACCAGCCTGTAGAAAACGATGCTGACTGGATTCTCAGGCCGGAAAACATCTGGACACCCGATTCCAGACAGGGCATTTATGTGAGTGGAAACTATGAGGCCGCAAACAATTATGAGGCCCGATCGAGTGTGAATGCTGCTTATGTAATGTCAGATGCTTTCATTACCCCGAAACTCAGAGCCATCTTCGGAGTGCGGGCAGAGCAGGCTCAGATGTACTATACAGGGCAGGATAATCTGGGTTCTACCGTCTATGACGATGAGCAAACGCTGGATCAACTGAACCTGCTACCATCATTGAACATGGTATACAGCCTGAAAGAAAATGTAAACCTCAGAGGCTCATACGGGCGAACACTGGCTCGTCCCTCGTTTAGGGAGAAGTCTATCGCTCAGATTCTGGACCCGGTATCAGGCGTGACCTTTTCAGGAAATATTGATCTGGAACAAACCAACATCGACAACTTCGATTTGAGATGGGAGAACTTCTTCGGTCGGGAGGAGATGGTATCTGTTTCTGCCTTTTACAAGAAGTTTAATGGTCACATTGAGCAGACCCGCTTTGAGTTGGAGCCAAGAGAAGTCACCTGGCAAAATATCGGAGGCAGCTACGTATATGGTCTGGAGTTGGAGTTCAGAAAGAAACTTCCCGTGGAAGGGTTGATGCTGGGGTCGAATCTATCCTGGGCTCAGTCGCATGTGGATATGACGCAGATCATCGTGAGCAGGGATGAAATCAACAACACCGTGACCACTGAATATGAGTCTAGAAAGCAGCAGGCCAGAACGGACGAGACCATCGACAAAGACCGAGTAATGGCCGGCCAGGCACCTTATCTGATCAATGCGTTTCTTAATTACTCAGACTTCAATGGGATCAATAGCCTGAGCCTTTCATACAATGTGCAGGGTGAGAGTCTGTCTGTGGTGGGCGTAGGTCAGGTGCCTGATGTATACGTGAAGCCTTTTCACAGCTTCAACCTAAATGTGACCAGAGAGATAGGTGAGCGAAGGAATGGTCAGATTCGATTCACCATTGACAACATTCTGGGAGATTCAAAAGAGCAGGTTTGGAAAAACCACGAGTCTGGTGATGAGCTTTTTTCAAGATTTGATGAAGGCCGGACCTTCACCCTCAGATACCAGTATTCCTTTTAA
- a CDS encoding ArsI/CadI family heavy metal resistance metalloenzyme gives MNNQIKFHIALNVSEIGATVDFYKGLFNAEPVKLKDDYAKFELDEPGLVISFIQAPDKVSSHFGHLGLRVANEAQLAKRKEEVEKKLQIALEETNTNCCYAQQDKFWVNDPDGYEWEVYHFKKDVDKNDKRPQAVACC, from the coding sequence ATGAACAATCAAATTAAATTTCACATTGCTCTGAACGTATCTGAGATTGGAGCTACCGTAGACTTTTACAAAGGGCTTTTTAATGCTGAACCTGTTAAGCTGAAGGATGACTATGCTAAATTTGAGCTGGACGAGCCAGGCCTTGTGATCTCATTTATTCAGGCTCCGGATAAGGTATCCAGTCATTTTGGGCACCTGGGGCTGAGGGTGGCTAATGAGGCACAGCTCGCAAAACGCAAAGAAGAAGTTGAGAAAAAGCTTCAAATAGCACTGGAAGAGACCAATACGAACTGCTGCTATGCTCAGCAGGATAAGTTTTGGGTGAACGATCCGGATGGCTATGAGTGGGAGGTTTACCACTTTAAAAAGGATGTAGACAAAAATGATAAAAGACCACAGGCTGTTGCTTGTTGCTAA